In Rhineura floridana isolate rRhiFlo1 chromosome 22, rRhiFlo1.hap2, whole genome shotgun sequence, a single genomic region encodes these proteins:
- the TRIM46 gene encoding tripartite motif-containing protein 46 — protein MAEGEDLHSFTSIMDALVRISTSMKNMERELLCPVCKEMYKQPLVLPCMHNVCHICATEVLLQQGYVCPDPTSEPTSPASTPATRSPRLGRRVVPKPERLDRLLKSGFGTYPGRKRGGLVHPQSVLFPCPLCQRDVDLSERGLGSLFRNLTLERVVERYRHTINVSAAITCQFCKPPQLEATKGCTECKSSFCNECFKLYHPWGTQKAQHEPTPPTLTFRPKGLTCPEHREEVTHYCKSCQRLVCQLCRVRRTHTGHKITPVLSAYQALKEKLMKSLAYILSNQDTVQAQISELEETLRLTEANGAQAKEEVTRLIRGLSALLEEKQLSLLNAIEECRQDRVSNLRAQLHEHRAMMENSGMVGYTQEVLKETDQPCFVQAAKQLHNRIIRATDSLQVFHPAASATFSHFQVDVSRELKLLTDLTFIKAPEAPVIDTQRTYAYDQIFLCWRLPQHSPPAWHYTVEFRRAEPKGKALKLWQRREEVRGTSAVVEYLDTDCVYVLRVKGYNKAGFGDYSEDIYLHTPPAPVLNFFLDNRWGFNRERLAISKDQRAVRSIPGLPMLFAAERLMTSCHLSIDLVIGDVAVTQGRSYWACCVDPSSYLVKVGVGLESKLQEWFQVPQDVVSPRYDPDSGHDSGAEDTTLDTAPPFAFLTIGMGKILLSHGVALTSRDPGNCTVPLPPRVGICLDYERGKVMFFDAVSFRSLWECGIDCSGPVCPAFCFIGGGALHLQELVANRQERKVTIGGFSKLD, from the exons ACCAGCATGAAGAACATGGAGAGGGAGTTGTTGTGTCCAGTGTGCAAGGAGATGTACAAGCAGCCTCTGgtgcttccctgcatgcacaacGTGTGCCACATCTGCGCCACTGAGGTCCTGCTACAGCAGGGCTACGTCTGCCCAGACCCCACTTCTGAGCCCACCTCACCGGCCTCCACACCAGCCACGCGAAGCCCCCGCCTGGGGCGGCGGGTCGTGCCCAAGCCAGAGCGCCTGGACCGGCTTCTCAAGTCAG GTTTCGGCACGTACCCGGGGCGCAAGCGAGGTGGCCTCGTGCACCCGCAGAGTGTGCTCTTCCCATGCCCATTGTGCCAGCGGGATGTGGACCTGAGTGAGCGCGGCTTAGGCAGCCTCTTCCGCAACCTGACACTGGAGCGGGTTGTGGAACGCTACCGCCACACCATCAATGTCAGCGCGGCCATCACGTGCCAGTTCTGCAAGCCGCCGCAGCTGGAGGCCACCAAAGGTTGCACCGAATGCAAGTCCAGCTTCTGCAACGAGTGCTTTAAGCTCTACCATCCTTGGGGCACCCAGAAAGCCCAGCATGAGCCTACCCCGCCAACACTCACCTTCCGGCCCAAG GGTCTGACGTGCCCGGAGCACAGAGAGGAAGTGACGCACTACTGCAAGAGCTGCCAGCGCCTGGTCTGCCAGTTGTGCCGCGTTCGCCGCACGCACACGGGCCACAAGATCACGCCCGTGCTCAGCGCCTACCAAGCCCTCAAG GAGAAACTGATGAAAAGCCTGGCATACATTCTGAGCAATCAGGATACAGTTCAGGCCCAAATTAGTGAGCTGGAAGAAACCCTTAGGCTCACCGAG GCGAATGGCGCACAGGCCAAGGAGGAGGTGACGCGGCTGATACGCGGCTTGAGCGCCCTACTGGAAGAGAAGCAGTTGTCCTTGCTCAATGCCATTGAGGAATGCCGGCAAGATCGCGTCTCTAACCTGCGCGCACAGTTGCACGAGCACAGGGCCATGATGGAGAACTCTGGCATGGTGGGTTACACTCAGGAAGTGCTCAAGGAGACGGACCAGCCGTGCTTTGTGCAGGCCGCCAAGCAGCTACACAACAG GATCATCAGGGCAACCGACTCGCTCCAGGTGTTCCATCCAGCAGCCAGTGCAACATTCAGCCACTTCCAGGTGGATGTCAGCCGGGAGCTGAAACTACTCACAGACCTTACCTTTATCAAAG CGCCGGAAGCACCCGTGATCGACACGCAGCGCACCTATGCCTACGACCAGATCTTCTTGTGCTGGCGCCTGCCGCAGCACTCGCCGCCAGCCTGGCATTACACGGTGGAGTTCCGAAGGGCCGAGCCAAAGGGCAAGGCGCTCAAGCTGTGGCAGCGCCGGGAAGAGGTGCGCGGTACCAGCGCCGTTGTGGAGTACCTGGACACTGACTGCGTTTATGTGCTGCGGGTCAAAGGCTATAACAAGGCCGGGTTTGGAGACTACAGCGAGGACATTTACCTGCATACGCCACCCGCACCCG TGCTGAATTTCTTTCTGGACAACCGTTGGGGCTTCAACCGAGAGCGCTTGGCGATCAGCAAGGACCAGCGGGCAGTCCGCAGCATCCCGGGGCTCCCCATGCTCTTTGCCGCCGAGCGCTTGATGACGAGCTGTCACCTGTCGATCGACCTGGTGATCGGGGACGTGGCCGTCACCCAGGGGCGCAGTTACTGGGCCTGCTGCGTGGACCCCAGCTCTTACCTGGTCAAGGTGGGCGTTGGGCTGGAGAGCAAGCTGCAGGAGTGGTTCCAGGTGCCCCAGGACGTGGTGAGCCCCAG GTATGACCCCGACAGCGGCCACGACAGCGGCGCCGAGGACACCACCTTGGACACGGCACCGCCTTTcgccttcctgaccattggcatggGCAagatcctcctctcccatggtgtGGCACTGACCTCCCGAGACCCCGGCAACTGTACTGTCCCGCTGCCTCCCCGCGTGGGCATCTGCCTGGACTATGAGCGCGGCAAGGTGATGTTTTTTGATGCCGTCTCCTTCCGCAGCCTCTGGGAGTGCGGGATCGACTGCTCGGGGCCTGTCTGCCCCGCCTTCTGCTTCATCGGCGGCGGCGCCCTGCACCTCCAGGAGCTGGTGGCCAACCGCCAGGAGCGGAAAGTCACCATTGGCGGCTTCTCCAAGCTGGATTGA